Genomic window (Victivallis lenta):
GGCTCCACGAACAGATCCTCGGTCTGCAGCCGGTTCCGCATCTTTTCCCAGTCGACCGCCCGCAGGAGCTCCGGCAGGTTGTCGTAAATATCGGCGTGGTGGCCGTACTTTTCCTCCCGCATCTCCGCGATCGCCGTTTCGACCTCCTGCCCGTTGAAGACGATGCGGAACGCGGCGACGACGGTTCCGGTGCGGTCCGAGCCGTGCCAGCAGTGAATCAGCAGCGGCTTCGGCTTGTCCCGGATGATCCGGAGCGCGTTGTAGACATGTTCTTCGGTCATGCTCCCGGCGTTGCACGGCACGGCGCACTCCTCAAGTTTCAGATCCTTCAGCATCCGCCGGTCGGTGTGGAAATTCCGCAGATTCAGAACGGTTCGGAAACCGCGTTTTTCGAGCGCCTCGAACTCCCGGCGCCCCGGCTGGGCGCTGCGGCAGATGCGGTTCGCAGGATCGACCTCATGAAAATTGCGCGGGAGTTCGCCGTTCCCGGCCAGCACCGTTGCGGTCGGGATCGCCGAAAACACGATGAAAAACAGCTTTTTGACCCATTTCCGCATGTCGCTCACTCTGTCGCCTCCTGTGCTAAAAAATAAAAGACCGCCCGCTTTCGATTCCGCATTCCACGCGGCGGGCCGCCGGAAGAGGCTTCCGTGCGCGGCCGCCGGAATCACAAATTTCATTTTTCGCCCCACGGAATAAAGAAGATGTGCCCGGACTTCCGACCGTCATTGTTCTCGTAGCTGAACACCCGGTAGAGGAAACTCCAGCGGCAGCGGCCGGGCGACTCCTTGACGCTGATGAAGGGCGGATACAGATATTCGCTCGAATCGCCGTCGTGCTTTTCGCGGCAGAGGAAGCCGAGAAGCCGGAAGTCGCTCTTGTCCGCATATTTCCGAATGATGACGGCGCCCATCCCGAACTGCCCCCGATATTCGTCGCCGAATTGTTCGTACCACGAAGTCAGGCCGCAGAGCGTCCGGTGTTCGAGGAAATCGACTTCGGTGCAGAAGCGCTCGGCCAGGAGCCTGCGCCACGCCGTAAAATCCTCTTTTTTTTCCGGCAGGGACAGGGCGATTTGCAGTTTTTCCCCGCATTCCGCGATTCTCTTTTTCCCGTTTTGCAGCGATTCACGTAGTTCGGCCTTTCGCGCTTCCGTGAAATTTCTGCCGTTGTCAAGCTGAATGAGGTTCCGCTCCATGTCGTCAAGTGCGCAGCGCAATTGGTCGAGCGTCGCGGAATCGGCGCCGGGGCGCCACACCCGCGATGTGCCGGTCTCATGAAATGCGAGGAGGGTTCCGACGTACGTTTTCCGGTTCTCCAGGGTCACATTCCTCCACTCCCTGCCGTCTCCGAAGCTTTTGCCGAACGGCGTGTAGCGGTCATCCGGCAAAGCCTGCGGCCTGTCCCTGTGTTCGTCGTCCGTGATCTGAAGAACCGGCGAGGGGAGAGCTTCGCCTCTGCCGTAGTTCACCAGCGGCCAGAACCGCCAGTTCAGGTGCCCGCCGTATTTTTCGCAGCCGGCGAGGCCGCCCGCCGCCCACCAGTTCATGTTCTCCTGCCCGGACCGGTTCAGCATGAAAAGCACCAGCCCGAGATTGAATTCGGTCCGGTCCGCGTCGGACTCATACCAGTACAGCGGGAAAAATCCATGCTTCCGGCTTTTTTCTCCGGAACCCCACCAGACCGGACCTGCCTGCCGCGTCCCGTTTGCATAAAGACCGAACAACGGGAAAAAGCCGCCGCCCGGCTGTTTTTTCCGCCACCAGACCGGACCGATTATCCGGTAGTCCTGCGAGATTTTCACCAGCGGAAAAACGCCCCAGCTCTGATTTCCGTAATTCCACCAGACCGGACCGGCGGCGTGAAAGCGGTTGATGTTCCACACCAGCGGAAAAAATCCCCAGTTTCCGCTGCCGCAATTCCACCATGCCGGGCCGATCATATTGAAGTTGTCAACTTTCCACTGTACCGGGAAGAGGCCGAAATTTCCGCTGTCGTAATCCCACCAGGCCGGACCGGCCAGATTGAAATCGTCCGACAGCCAGAGCACGGGAAAAAGACCGCCGGAATCGTGCGTGCGCCAGACCGGGCCGGCAAACCAGTTATCCGGTTTCCAATAGTATATGAGAGGAAACATGCCAAGATAAGTGAACTTTTCCCCGTCATGCTCCCAGAAAAACGGGCCGACAGTATGGAACTTTCCGCTGTGAAACAGCGGAAACACGCCGCAACGGCCCTCTCCCCAGTAGGCGGTCAGCGCCCAGCCGCCGGAATGGTCCCAGCCGGAGAGCGGCCAGAGGATCGCGGCGGCGTCCCGGTCATGGTGGAAGAACGGACGCACCGCGAAGCCGCGGCTGTCCAGGTCGAACAGCGGCCAGAGCACCGAAGTGAAGTCTCCGCTATGATAGTAGAGCGGCCAGAGGTTGACCGTGCTGCCGTCGAAGCGGACCTCGATCTTCCGGCCGGCGGGGGAGTTCCGCAGCGCCCGGTCTCCGCTCACGCAGCCCATGCACGACAGCAGCAGGAGGGCTCCCGCGGCCAACAACCCGATCGATCTCTTCATACCTGTCCCTTTCCGACCTCAGATGCCGACGGTTAACAATAGCACGCCTCCACCGGTTTCTCCACCGGAATTGGACGAAAAGCCGCCCGATTTCTTATTTTTTTTCTTTCCGGCGATGGGGTCGATACGCAGGAAACCTGTTTCTGGAATGGGTTACGACAATTTTTATTTTTCAATTTTTTTCTGTTCCGCTGTTGACATTTCAAGGAAAGTTTGGTATAATATAATTGCAGGAAACAAGTTTCCTCCGAGTTTCACCATAAAGGACGGCATTGAACCATGATTTCGAAGAAGAGTACAATCCGCGATGTTTCGCAGCTGGCCGGCGTGTCGATCAGCACCGTCTCGCGCGTACTGAACAACCGGGAGAAGGCGCGGACGATTCCTGCCGAGGTCCGCAAGCGCGTCCTTGCCTGCGCCGAGCAGCTGAACTATGTGCCGAACGCGAATGCGCGCCGGGTCTTCACCCATCGCGCCGGAATCATCGGGCTTCTCGTGCCGTCGCATACCCGGATGAACATGCACATCTTCGAGGACGGCCACCTGACCCGGCTGATCAGCGGCGTTGAGGCCGGCATCGAAAACAGCGACTTCCGGCTGCTGCTGATCTTCAACGACAAGCGTTTCATGGACGACCGCGAATACATGTCGCTCATCCAGTCGCAGAACATCGACGGGCTGCTGGTGTGGGGCGCCCAGCCGAGCGAAACCTTCTGGCAGGAGCCGGTCGAGGCCGGGCTGCCGATCGTGTTCGCCGTCACCGTTCCGGGGCCGCTTGAACAGTACAACTACACCATCAACGCGACCCGGGCCGGAACCCGCAAGGCGCTGGAGCTTCTCGCGTCGCACGGACACCGCCGCATCCTGCAGCTGCATGAGACGCGCAATGCGTTTCTCGAGCGGCAGATGGATGCGGAAATCGCGGAATTCCTGCGGGAGAGGCCCGGCATCACGATCGACGTGCAGGACATCCGGAGTTCCGGCGATGAGATCGCCGTGCCGCTGTTCCGGCGGCCGGGAGCTCCCACTGCGGTGCTCGCCTACAACTACTCCATGGGAGTTGAGGCGTACGGGCGGCTGGCGGAAGCCGGGATCAGGGTCCCGGATGAGATCGAAATCGTCTCCTGTTACAGTTATCAGAGCAGGAAAAGCTGGGTGTCCACCGTCGTGGTGGACGATTATGAGATCGGCCGCACGGCCGTGAAGAACCTGCAGAAGCTGATCGAATCGCCCGACCGCAGGCTTCAGGCGGAGATTCCATTTTCTTTTTTTTTCGGCCAGACCACCCGGAATGCCGCTGACGTACCGACCCCGTAACGCATCGGAGAAAAACAGCGCGGGAGCGTGACGGAATCCCCCGTCCCGCAACCGCTTCAAAGACCGTATTGTGCCCGGACATCCGAATCAAAAGAAAGGAACGGATCATGAGAAAACACACTTTCACCCTGATCGAACTGCTGGTCGTCATTGCGATCATCGCCATTCTCGCCGCCATGCTGCTGCCCGCGCTGAACCAGGCGCGCGAACGGGCCCGCAATGCGAACTGCATGAACAACCTGAAGCAGTGGGGACAGGCCGGAATGCTTTACGCTTCGGACTACAACGATACGGTCGTCCCGTCAATCGCCCCGACCGACCAGAGCGACACCCCCAAATGGAAGAAGCCGAATTACTGGACCGCGCTGCTCGCTCCCTACATCAACGGCAGGCAGCCCAGACTGGGCGAAGATACATTCGAGGATATGAATGAACTCAAGGTCGCAATCTGCCCGTCCCTGCCGACCCGGTTCGGCTACGGCCACAACAGCTGGTATCTGAGCATCAAAGCCACGGCAAACGCCGCGGTCGGAGCCGACAACAACAACAAATACGTCAAGTACGGCAGATTCGGCAAGGCCTCCTCTGTCGTGTTTCTCGCCGACAACCAGCTCGACTGCACGAAGGATTACGACTACAACGCCAAACCCGAGAACTGGAGCCCGCTCCTTGTCTGCGGGAGTATGGGATTCGCAAACTGGTGGCCGACGCTCGATTTCCGTCACAGCATGACCGCCAACATCGTCTGGCTCGATGGCCACGTCGCTCCGATGCACAAGAATACCGGCATCATCAATGGGACCGACTGCGACAAGCTCTACTGGGGCAAACTGGACTGAAGCGGCTCCGCCGCGCAGCTTTCCGGCCATCTCACTCATAACTTGCAGGGAGTATCCATGAATATCAGACAGATCCTGCCCGCTCTCGCGGGAATCGCCGTACTCTGCGGCCCGGTCCGTGCGGACATCGCTCCGTATCTTCCCCCGCCGCATGACTTCAGGCGGGCCGAAACCGTCAAGCCCGATCAAATTGAATTCAAGCTCGGCGGCGAGACCGTCAGGCCGGCCGATTTCGTCCGCAGCCGTTCCCTGAACGGCGAGTGGCGTTTCTCCGGCGTGACCAACTCCGCGACGCCGTTCCCGGCGGACGCCGATCTGAACACCGGCTTCATGAAGCCGGAATTCGACGCCTCCGGCTGGAGCACGATCAAGGTTCCGCTCGACTGGTTTGTGAAGTATCCGCAGGCCCGCAAGGAGTCCGAGCCGTATACGAAGGGCCTCTACCGCACCGAATTCGAGCTGACTCCCGCCGAGCTTGAGAACCGCCGGGTCATCCTGAAATTCGACTGCGTCGGCTACGATGCGAAGGTGTTCCTGAACGGGAAGGAGATCGGCAGCCACCACGGCGATTTCACGCCGTTCGAAATCGACGCGACCGATGCCGCGAAGCCGGGCCGGAATGTCCTCGCGCTCCGCGTCTTCTCCGACTTCGGCCCCTCCTTCGGACGCAGGGAGAAGGCGGTCCACGCCTACGGCGCCCAGTGGTGGATCGGCAACATCAAGGGCGGCATCTGGCAGAATGTCACGCTCTCGCTCGAACCGGCGCTGCGCATCCGGAAGCTCTTCGTCACGCCGGATCTTGCGAAGGGCGGCATCGAGGTCGACTACACGATCGTGAACCACACCGGCAGAACCTTCGCGGGTACGCTTGAGGGCGTCGTCACCGACGCGATGAAGGCCGCCGCCAACACGCCGGCCGGAACCGCCTCCGCCGGGATCGCCCTGAAGCCCGGCGTCAATACCGGGCGCCTGACGCTGAAGCTCGAGAATCCGCAGAAGTGGTCGGTCGAGCGCCCGTACCTCTATTTCCTGACCCTTGCGCTGCGCGGACCGGACCGGACCGTCTCCGCTGCGAGCACCCGCTTCGGTTATCGTGAATTCCACGCGAAAAACGGAAAATTCTACCTGAACGGCGAGGAGATCTATCTGTTCGGCGAAAACATTCCGTCCTGCAGCTACGGCGGCTTCAACCGTTCCGCCGAGGAGGAGGAGAAGCTGCTGACCGGCTTCATCCTCGGCTGCCGCAATCTCGGTTACGTCATTTTGCGCAACGCGCATATGCCGATCGTCCCGGCCGCGCTTGAGATCGCCGACGAGTGCGGCATGATGATCTTCAACGAGTGGGCCTGGAGCTTCACGACCCACCTCGACGTTCCGGAATTCGAAAAGCACAACATTCCGGAGCTGCGGGAATTCGTGGAGGCGACTTACAACCATCCGTCGGTCGCCATGTGGTCGCTCGGCAACGAGGTTGTCCACTCGAACCGGCCCGAAATCGCGCGGCAGATGGATCTTCAGGTCGAAACCGTCCGCGCCATGGACCGCCAGAAGCGGCCGATCAGCACATTTTCCGGACAGGCCGGCTGGGGCTCCTACGGCCGGACGAAGCTCGATACCGACGTCTACGACCTGCACACCTATGTCGCCCTTTCGCGCCCGTGGACCGAGCGCGACAAGGAGGCTGATTTCATCTATAAGGGACTGCTCGAAATCTTCGGCGGCAAAAACGGCCGGCTCGAAAAACCGCTGATCGCCTGGGAAAACGTCGGTTTCTCGTGGGGCTTCCACGACGCTTCGAACAAGAATGCGAATTTCAAGCGCAACGACATCGATGAATATATGAAGTATGTGAACCGGGAATACAATTGGGGTCAGCCGTGCGGAATCGGCTTCACCGGCTGCATGAGCCTCGCCGAAGCGGTCGACCCAGCCGTGCGGCAGGATGTCCCGATGTCGCGCTACGGACGGCGCATCTTCGAGCTTTACCGGCTCGACCGCCGCTTCACCGGTTTTGCGCCGTGGTTCAGCGACCCGACGCTCAAGACCGCAACGCTCTGGAACCAGCCGGTCCTGCCGACGCTGCGCAATCCGGCCGGCCTTCCGCCGCGCAACCTCTTTTCGGGCGGAACGACCGCCTGGAACCTGGAGATCGTCAACAATTCGAACCGCGCATACCGCAGCCTGACCCTTGAGGTCGCCCTCGCCGGGCCCGACGGCAAAACCGTTCCGGTCGCCTCTCTTCCGGCCGGAGAGCTTCCGGCCCAGCGGAACGCGAAACGCGAAGTCCAACTGACCATGCCCGAAACCGGAACCGGCTTTTACCAGCTCCGGCTCACATTGCTCGACAACGGCAAAGAGCTGGCCCGCAACTATTACGATCTCTATATCGACACTCCGGCATTGAGGAGCGAAAAGATCGAAGCGGTCCGCCCCGTACTGGTTTATGACACCGGCGCGCCGAAAAACGTCGCCCGGCTCGCGGAGCAGCTGAAGGCGTTCGGCATGCCGTACACCGTCGTGCGCGACCTTAAAACGCTGAAGGCCCCGGCAACCCTCGTCATCCCGCCGGAAACCGAGACGCCGCAGCGTCTCGCGCTCAGGAACGATCCGAACCTTTCGGCGTTCCTGAATGCGGGCGGGGTCGTGCTCCTTCTCGAGCAGAAGAACCTGTCGAGCGAGTTGCCGCTGGGGCTGCAGCTGGTCGCCGACGAGAAGAGCTTCTGCGACCCGGTGATT
Coding sequences:
- a CDS encoding glycoside hydrolase family 2 protein; translated protein: MNIRQILPALAGIAVLCGPVRADIAPYLPPPHDFRRAETVKPDQIEFKLGGETVRPADFVRSRSLNGEWRFSGVTNSATPFPADADLNTGFMKPEFDASGWSTIKVPLDWFVKYPQARKESEPYTKGLYRTEFELTPAELENRRVILKFDCVGYDAKVFLNGKEIGSHHGDFTPFEIDATDAAKPGRNVLALRVFSDFGPSFGRREKAVHAYGAQWWIGNIKGGIWQNVTLSLEPALRIRKLFVTPDLAKGGIEVDYTIVNHTGRTFAGTLEGVVTDAMKAAANTPAGTASAGIALKPGVNTGRLTLKLENPQKWSVERPYLYFLTLALRGPDRTVSAASTRFGYREFHAKNGKFYLNGEEIYLFGENIPSCSYGGFNRSAEEEEKLLTGFILGCRNLGYVILRNAHMPIVPAALEIADECGMMIFNEWAWSFTTHLDVPEFEKHNIPELREFVEATYNHPSVAMWSLGNEVVHSNRPEIARQMDLQVETVRAMDRQKRPISTFSGQAGWGSYGRTKLDTDVYDLHTYVALSRPWTERDKEADFIYKGLLEIFGGKNGRLEKPLIAWENVGFSWGFHDASNKNANFKRNDIDEYMKYVNREYNWGQPCGIGFTGCMSLAEAVDPAVRQDVPMSRYGRRIFELYRLDRRFTGFAPWFSDPTLKTATLWNQPVLPTLRNPAGLPPRNLFSGGTTAWNLEIVNNSNRAYRSLTLEVALAGPDGKTVPVASLPAGELPAQRNAKREVQLTMPETGTGFYQLRLTLLDNGKELARNYYDLYIDTPALRSEKIEAVRPVLVYDTGAPKNVARLAEQLKAFGMPYTVVRDLKTLKAPATLVIPPETETPQRLALRNDPNLSAFLNAGGVVLLLEQKNLSSELPLGLQLVADEKSFCDPVILTHPVFEGLSARNFDTWNNPDFGYVVSGCFLPFTENALAAKGPNLGSRNVGMALLEGTVGKGRLIVSQLNAFAAAPQDSSAARYLRNLFRYAAGTAELRKEARPMVSSADTGYKVNPARLEPVDLAPYANRGFSDEFDNDGKGGWFDQGENDFRMMPTGAVEAAGVAFRIIDPAENNDKSCLVLAGTDRPKFPLSIRGIKVNRKFSRLYFLHTAAWGGAADAGRYRINYADGRSVDLPLVGNRNIGDWWNASPLPEALVGIYRKNPAGNNIGTYIAEWENPRPGTEIASIDFLSPLFRERNDIDYLPSKTAVPALIAVTGETAHPAPVDMTGRNFVNCNPAKEVGSTVSGTVRKVRDGWNIAFKASPEGEVPAAFFVYSPEGMSGRYDYLVLRIRSSRDGNVEVVLPQKDWKGRYTGVITLPGDGKFHTYRLRFGKELRRSGTFPLSDLRNELFFFYRGNRERPALDFTVGSATLE
- a CDS encoding LacI family DNA-binding transcriptional regulator, encoding MISKKSTIRDVSQLAGVSISTVSRVLNNREKARTIPAEVRKRVLACAEQLNYVPNANARRVFTHRAGIIGLLVPSHTRMNMHIFEDGHLTRLISGVEAGIENSDFRLLLIFNDKRFMDDREYMSLIQSQNIDGLLVWGAQPSETFWQEPVEAGLPIVFAVTVPGPLEQYNYTINATRAGTRKALELLASHGHRRILQLHETRNAFLERQMDAEIAEFLRERPGITIDVQDIRSSGDEIAVPLFRRPGAPTAVLAYNYSMGVEAYGRLAEAGIRVPDEIEIVSCYSYQSRKSWVSTVVVDDYEIGRTAVKNLQKLIESPDRRLQAEIPFSFFFGQTTRNAADVPTP
- a CDS encoding DUF1559 domain-containing protein, whose product is MRKHTFTLIELLVVIAIIAILAAMLLPALNQARERARNANCMNNLKQWGQAGMLYASDYNDTVVPSIAPTDQSDTPKWKKPNYWTALLAPYINGRQPRLGEDTFEDMNELKVAICPSLPTRFGYGHNSWYLSIKATANAAVGADNNNKYVKYGRFGKASSVVFLADNQLDCTKDYDYNAKPENWSPLLVCGSMGFANWWPTLDFRHSMTANIVWLDGHVAPMHKNTGIINGTDCDKLYWGKLD
- a CDS encoding fused DSP-PTPase phosphatase/NAD kinase-like protein yields the protein MRKWVKKLFFIVFSAIPTATVLAGNGELPRNFHEVDPANRICRSAQPGRREFEALEKRGFRTVLNLRNFHTDRRMLKDLKLEECAVPCNAGSMTEEHVYNALRIIRDKPKPLLIHCWHGSDRTGTVVAAFRIVFNGQEVETAIAEMREEKYGHHADIYDNLPELLRAVDWEKMRNRLQTEDLFVEPFKPEQVLRIDYAPEPFRVTAGGNTAENPGAALALVQEEWRKKPYRVALLVFDRQPGNPLYEPFAAKLNRLPELEEAVRIDAVPDETNDASMRTLCRRVGLEEGTARAVRVVPHRVIWTPPAGTPSK